A window of the Mus pahari chromosome 1, PAHARI_EIJ_v1.1, whole genome shotgun sequence genome harbors these coding sequences:
- the LOC110332563 gene encoding olfactory receptor 5B12-like produces the protein MMQNISELSEFILVGLTDAPFLQVPLFITFTVIYMTTLFGNLGMILLILSDSRLQTPMYFFLSNLSLVDCVYASAVTPKVMEGFLTENKIISYNACAAQMFFFVAFAIIECFILASMAYDRHVAVCKPLRYSTTMTTTICVLLLAGSYVNGLLQSSIHVSFTFHLSFCHSNVVNHFFCDIPPLLALSCSSIYTNEIILFMLAGFNISFSLFVILTSYLLIFVEILRMRSAESRKKAISTCASHLTTVSIFYGTIIFMYLQPSSNHSMESDKMASVFYTMVIPMLNPLVYSLRNKEVKNAFKKVAGKALFSLGLVY, from the coding sequence ATGATGCAGAATATTTCAGAATTGTCTGAATTTATTCTTGTTGGGTTAACAGATGCACCATTTCTGCAAGTTCCTTTATTTATCACCTTTACTGTGATTTATATGACCACATTGTTTGGGAATCTTGGAATGATTTTGCTGATTCTCTCGGACTCCAGACTCCAAactcccatgtactttttcctcagtAACCTCTCTCTGGTGGATTGTGTTTATGCCTCAGCTGTCACTCCCAAGGTTATGGAAGGGTTTCTCACAGAAAATAAGATCATATCTTACAATGCATGTGCTGCCCAGATGTTCTTCTTTGTAGCCTTTGCTATTATTGAGTGTTTTATTCTGGCCTCAATGGCCTATGACCGCCATGTAGCAGTGTGTAAACCCTTGCGTTACTCCACTACTATGACAACTACAATATGTGTCCTACTTCTTGCTGGATCTTATGTCAATGGACTCTTACAATCTTCCATCCATGTTTCCTTCACATTCCATCTCTCCTTCTGTCATTCTAATGTAGTCAATCACTTTTTCTGTGATATCCCCCCACTATTAGCTCTTTCTTGCTCTAGTATTTATACAAATGAAATTATACTCTTCATGTTGGCAGGattcaatatttctttttcactATTTGTTATATTGACCTCTTACTTACTAATTTTTGTTGAAATTCTGAGAATGCGTTCTGCTGAGAGCCGGAAGAAGGCCATTTCCACCTGTGCATCCCACCTTACCACTGTTTCTATCTTCTATGGCACAATTATCTTCATGTACTTACAGCCCAGCTCCAATCACTCTATGGAATCTGACAAGATGGCATCTGTGTTCTACACCATGGTCATTCCTATGCTGAACCCTCTTGTATATAGCctgagaaataaagaagtcaagaatgcATTCAAGAAGGTTGCTGGAAAAGCATTGTTTTCACTGGGATTAGTCTATTAA
- the LOC110331329 gene encoding olfactory receptor 5B12-like gives MMQNISEVSEFILVGLTDASFLQVPLFIIFTLIYTTTLVGNLGMILLILSDTRLHTPMYFLLSNLSLVNCVYASAVTPKVMEGYLTENKIISYNACAAQMFFFVSFVINESFILASMAYGHHAAVCNPLNYSTTMTTTICALLLAGSYVNGHLQSSIHVSFTFHLSFCHSNVVNHFFCDIPLLLALSCSSIYRNEIKI, from the coding sequence ATGATGCAGAATATTTCAGAAGTGTCTGAATTTATTCTTGTTGGGTTAACAGATGCATCATTCCTGCAAGTTCCTTTATTTATCATCTTTACTCTCATTTATACGACCACATTGGTTGGGAATCTTGGGATGATTTTGCTGATTCTCTCGGACACCCGACTCCACACTCCCATGTACTTTCTACTCAGTAACCTCTCTCTGGTGAACTGTGTTTATGCCTCAGCTGTCACTCCCAAGGTGATGGAAGGGTATCTCACAGAAAATAAGATCATATCCTACAATGCATGTGCTGCTCAGATgttcttctttgtttcctttgttatTAATGAGAGTTTTATTCTGGCCTCAATGGCCTATGGTCACCATGCAGCAGTGTGCAATCCCTTGAATTACTCCACTACTATGACAACTACAATATGTGCCCTGCTTCTTGCTGGATCTTATGTCAATGGACACTTACAATCTTCCATCCATGTTTCCTTCACATTCCATCTCTCCTTCTGTCATTCTAATGTAGTCAATCACTTTTTCTGTGATATCCCCCTACTATTAGCTCTTTCTTGCTCCAGTATTTACAGAAATGAAATCAAGATTTGA
- the LOC110332514 gene encoding olfactory receptor 5B12-like has product MHNISEVTEFILVGLTDTPGLQVPLFIIFTFIYLTTLFGNLGMIGLILLDSHLHTPMYFFLSNLSLVDCVYASAVTPKVIEGFLTERKIISYNACATQMFFLIGFAIIEGFLLASMAYDRHAAVCKPLHYSTTMTTTICTLLIVGSYINGLLQSSIHVAFTFQLSFCHSNVVNHFFCDIPPLLALSCSSVYTNEIVLFILAALNVALTILIILISYVLIFVAILSMRSADGQKKAISTCASHLTTVLVFYGTIIFMYLQPSSAHSMDTDKVASVFYTMIIPMLNPLVYSLRNKEVKNAFKKVTRKVLFSLGLV; this is encoded by the coding sequence ATGCATAATATTTCAGAAGTCACTGAATTTATCCTTGTGGGATTAACAGATACCCCAGGGCTACAGGTCCCTTTATTTATcatcttcacttttatttatttgaccACATTGTTTGGTAACCTTGGAATGATTGGGTTGATTCTCCTGGACTCTCACCTCCACACtcccatgtacttttttctcaGTAACCTCTCACTGGTGGATTGTGTTTATGCCTCAGCTGTCACTCCCAAGGTAATAGAAGGGTTTCTCACAGAAAGGAAGATCATATCCTACAATGCATGTGCTACACAGATGTTCTTCTTAATAGGATTTGCAATTATTGAAGGTTTTCTCTTAGCATCAATGGCCTATGACCGTCATGCAGCAGTGTGCAAACCCTTACACTACTCTACCACCATGACAACAACAATATGTACCCTGCTTATTGTGGGTTCTTACATCAATGGACTCTTACAATCTTCTATCCATGTTGCCTTCACTTTCCAGCTCTCCTTCTGCCATTCCAATGTAGTGAATCACTTTTTTTGTGACATTCCCCCACTACTGGCTCTTTCTTGCTCTAGTGTCTATACAAATGAAATCGTACTGTTTATCTTGGCAGCACTCAATGTTGCTTTAACTATATTGATTATCTTGATCTCTTATGTACTTATTTTTGTTGCAATCTTGAGTATGCGTTCTGCTGATGGACAAAAGAAGGCCATTTCCACCTGTGCATCCCACCTCACCACTGTTTTAGTCTTCTATGGCACAATTATCTTCATGTACTTACAGCCCAGCTCCGCTCACTCCATGGACACTGACAAGGTAGCATCTGTATTCTATACCATGATCATTCCCATGCTGAACCCTCTTGTCTATAGCCTGAggaacaaagaagtcaagaatgcATTTAAAAAGGTTACTAGAAAAGTGTTGTTTTCACTGGGATTAGTCTAA